The Shewanella halotolerans region GCGCTAACCCAGGTGGCGGAAACCAATGAGGTGCCGATGGAGCTGCTTGGCTCTAAGCGTCATATCCATGAATACCTGCAGTGGCGCTGGAATGATGGCCAGGGCGAGATGCCCTTGGTGTTACAGGGCTGGCGCGGTGAGCTAAGTAAGGACACCTTGGCCGAGATAAGCTGCTAAGACAGGATTATTCAAGTTGCTAAACGCCAAACGGCGCCCATGAAAAAGCCCTCAATTGAGGGCTTTTCTGTATGCATATTCTGGCTACGGAGTAAGACCTGCCAGTCGCCTAAGACTTTTCCGGCAGGGTCACGTTCAGTTCCAGTACCGACAGGTTGTCGTCGTTCTGATCCAGCTGCACCGATACCTGATCGCTGTCTATCTGCACATACTTGCGGATCACCTCGATGATCTCCTGCTTCATCGCCGGAAAGTAGTCTGGCGCATCACGCTCGCCGCGCTGGTGGGCGACGATGATCTGCAATCTCTCCTTGGCGGTGGTTGCGGTCGTAGGCTCTTTTTTCGCTCTGAAGTAATCGAGTAAAGACATAATTAGCTACCAAATATCCTTTTCAAGAATCCTTTTTTCTCTTCGGTGACGAAACGCATCTCTACGTCTTCACCCGTTAGTCGTGCCACGGCGTCGCTGTAGGCCTTACCGGCATCGCTCTCTTGGTCGATGATCACAGGTACGCCCGAGTTAGATGCCTTGAGTACGGCTTGTGACTCGGGGATCACCCCAAGTAGCGGAATGGCCAAGATCTCCTCCACGTCGGCCACGCTGAGCATCTCGCCGGTGGCGACGCGAGTAGGGGAGTAACGTGTCAGTAGCAGCAGCTCCTTGACCGGCTCAAGACCCTCTTCGGCGCGCTTAGACTTGCTCTGCAACATGCCCAGGATACGGTCCGAGTCGCGCACCGAGCTAACCTCTGGGTTGGTGGTGACGATCGCCGTGTCGGCAAAATAGAGGGCCATCATGGCGCCGGTTTCGATACCCGCAGGTGAGTCGCAGATGATGTATTCGAACTCTTGCTTAAGCTCGTCCAGTACGCGGCCCACGCCTTCTTTGGTCAGGGCGTCTTTATCACGGGTCTGAGAGGCGGGCAGCACGAACAGCTTGCTGGTGCGCTTGTCTTTGATCAGCGCCTGATTCAGGTTGGCTTCGCCGTTGATCACATTGACGAAGTCGTACACCACGCGGCGCTCACACCCCATGATGAGGTCCAGGTTACGCAGGCCGATATCGAAATCGACCACGACGGTTTTATGTCCTTTCAATGCCAGGCCGGTGGCAATGGCCGCACTCGAAGTGGTCTTGCCCACTCCACCCTTACCTGAGGTGACAACAATAATTTGTGCCATGTTTGTTTCTGTCCTTTTCAATTTCTATAGCGATAGTGCTTCGACGGTAAGGCTGTCGCCGTCAAGCCTGATGCAACCGCTCTTGATCGAGGCATGTGCCTGTAGATTCTCGGTTAACCAATATTGCCCGGCGATGGAGACCAGCTCGGCATCGATATTCTGGGCGATGATCACGGCATTCTTGTCGCCATTGGCACCCGCCATGGCCTTGCCTCTAAGACTACCGTATATGTGTATGCTGCCATCTGCAATCACTTCTGCGCCATTACCCACGGCGCCTATGATGATGAGATCGCCATTTTGCGCGTAAATTTGCTGACCAGAGCGAATGTTCTGCTTCACTATCTTGGTGGTTTTCGGCAGCTGCGGCTGGGTCTGACTCTGTTTGCCAGACTTGATCAGCGCAAGCCCCAAGGCCTTGGCCTGATTAGCGATAGCACTCGGCGCGCCTGTGATCCCCACAATCACCAACTGCCTGGAGATCAAGAGATCTTTGAGGCCGGCGAGGTTGTAATCGGGATCTGAGATGGCGCTGAGGTTAACTACCAGAGGCGCACCAAGAAAAAACTGCGGTGCGATGGCCAGTTTATCGTCGAGTTCGCGGGCAATTCCGTCGAGATCTGCATCATTAATATGCAGCACTGAAAGCGTAAATGAAGAGCCTTTTAATTCGAGGCTAGGTTTCTGCATTCCTAAACTTGCTCTTGATAAAATTAACCGGCGTGAGCCGGCTAGATATTATTATAATCCTTGCGCTCCATGTTATAGTGTGCGCAATTTGCTGGCAAGTTGAATAAACTGGAAATTTCACCCTATATGATCTGTGCTGTATATAAGAGTCGCTTAAAACCCGATAGTTATCTTTTTGTGGAGAAACGCAACGATTTCGAGCGTGTGCCCGAGCCTCTGATGAAGATGTTTGGCACGCCAGAACTGGTGATGTTGCTGCCGCTAAACAAACGGGAACAGTTAGCCCTTGCCGATATCGAAAAAGTAAAAGTTGAACTAGCCGAGAAGGGGTATTATCTTCAATTACCACCACCGCCGGTTAACCTACTCGAAGAGTACAAGAAAGAGATAGGTTATAGCAGAGACTAGGAAAGTGCATGTTTTTGAAGAATGTTTTGCTAATTGCTTTACTTGCAAATGGCTTGGTTTTGACCAGCCCCTTGCAAGCCCAAGAGTCAGCGCTCAGTTACGATCAATATCTCTCTGAGTTAAAGCAGCAAGCAGTCGAGCAGGGGATCGCCCAAGGCACCATAGACGCGGTTTTCGATCAGATAAAGCTGTTCAAGAAGGCGGTGGTTAACGAACCCGTCGCCAATGGCCCACAAAATCTGGATACCTATCTCCCAGAGCGAGTGAGCGAAGCCCTGGTAGAGCAGGCGAGAGGCCTGTATCGAGACAACAAGGCGCTTTTCGACCGTCTCGGTAAGGAATATGGCGTTCAGCCAAGGTTTGTACTGGCCTACTGGGGCATAGCCTCGGCCTTCGATGCCAGCGACTATCCGGCGCTGACGGTGATCGCCTCCAACGCCTATCATGGTGATGGCCAGGATGAAGCGTTTCTCGCGGCGCTTAAGCTGATGGAGCGTGACAAGCTTAGTTTCGACAGCCTCAAGAGCGATGCCTCCGGCCTGATGGGCTACCCCCACTTTACCCCCAAGCAGCTGGCCAAATACGGCAAAGACGGTAATGGCGACGGTAAGGTGGATATCTGGCAGAACCTCGCCGATGCCTTCGCCACCACGGCAAATTATCTCAAGCAGCTTGGCTGGGATTATGATGGCACCTGGGGACGCCAGGTGAAATCCCCTAGCGAACTGCCCAAGGATCTGGTGGGGCTAGAGGTACACAAAGGCTTTGACCAGTGGCAGGCGCTCGGCGTAAGGCGCTTCAATGGCAGCGACTTGCCGTCACGCAAAGATATGCAGGTGTCGCTGATAAGGCCCGATGGCGAAGGCGGTCGCAGCTATCTGGTGTATGACAACTACCGGGTACTGAGACAGACCCAGGCATCGGATCATCTGACCCTGGCTGTGACCTACCTGTCAGAAAGAATTAAGTATCCTGAGATAAAATAGGCTACTCGAGACGCCGAGCCGGTTTAAGCTGGCTTGGCGCCTAAGCACTACGTCAACTTTTGATCATTGAAATATATGGTTTTTATAAGAGTTGGCCCTTGAAAGAATTGTAAAAATGTCGTTTTGGAAAGAGAAAACCCTCGCAGAGTTGAGTGCCCAGGAATGGGAATCGCTGTGCGATGGCTGTGGTAAGTGTTGCCTCAACAAGATCATCGACGATGAAACCGATGAGCTCTACTACACCAACGCCGCCTGTAAACTGCTCGATGCAAAGGCGTGTCACTGCATGCACTATGAGCAGCGTTTTACCTTCGTCCCCAGCTGCACTAAGGTGACGGTCGATAATATCGCCGAACTCACCTGGCTGCCCGACAGTTGTGCCTATCGCCGTCTCTATCAGGGCCGGGATCTCCCCAGCTGGCACCCGCTGTTAACCGGCGATAAGTCCAAGATGCATGAACTTGGGATGTCGACCCGCAACAAGATAGTGAATGAGAACAAGGTCAGGTACCTTGAGGACCATATCGTTTTGTGGCCGCTCAAAGATTGCGACTAGTTCTTCACTTAACTAGTGAAAAGTGGTTTTAGTCTTCTTTGACTGCAATCACTTTGCTGTAGCGTTAGCCATCAATGTTACTTATTGCCTGCGGCAGGCTCTTCGTGCAGGTGCTGCTGCGGCACGCTGTAAACCCTTCCCTGGGCGCTCTACGACAGCATCCCTGCTGTCGAAGGCCTCAGCCGCACCTGCACCAAGTTAATTGTCTCTTCGATTTAACCTTTCTGGTATCGGATAATGTTTGGGCCTGAGCGTCTAGCTACGTTTTGTATTTGGAAGGGCACCTAGAATCATCACTTCATGGTGGATCAATTGCCTCCGGCAGGCTTATGTGCAGATACATCTGCTACACGCCGACTCTTTGTTTTAAAGGGAGTCATCCTTGGAGGCTCGACGATGGCATCCCTGCCATCGACGTCCGCAGATGCATCTACACTCGGTATCTAACGTTTCTTCGATTTGGCTTCGTCTGTTGCTCATTGATACAAGCTATTATTCCTAAAGAAAAATTTCATGAAAGTGTGAAATGAGATGTTGAATATCAGCGACAAAATAGATTAAAGTATCACCAATCAAGGACAGAGCTAGGCCAACTCGAATCAAACATCGACTACGCCATTCAGGGAATGAAAAAGCCTACCAACATGCGCCAATCAAATCCCTCAAAAAGCTAACTATGACCACATTTATTCCAACAAAGCGTTGCCGAAAATAGCTAGAAAACGCTCAAATCATGAGAAGATATAACATTTTCTTCTTTTATGGTAAATCTGAGTAACGTAGGTAGTGGGGACTTTTATTTTATCTTTAATAATTAGAGATATTACGGTTTAACAAATTAATATTTGAGTAAAGATAGTCAGTTCATAGATAATAAAAAGGAGTTT contains the following coding sequences:
- the minE gene encoding cell division topological specificity factor MinE, producing the protein MSLLDYFRAKKEPTTATTAKERLQIIVAHQRGERDAPDYFPAMKQEIIEVIRKYVQIDSDQVSVQLDQNDDNLSVLELNVTLPEKS
- the minD gene encoding septum site-determining protein MinD; translation: MAQIIVVTSGKGGVGKTTSSAAIATGLALKGHKTVVVDFDIGLRNLDLIMGCERRVVYDFVNVINGEANLNQALIKDKRTSKLFVLPASQTRDKDALTKEGVGRVLDELKQEFEYIICDSPAGIETGAMMALYFADTAIVTTNPEVSSVRDSDRILGMLQSKSKRAEEGLEPVKELLLLTRYSPTRVATGEMLSVADVEEILAIPLLGVIPESQAVLKASNSGVPVIIDQESDAGKAYSDAVARLTGEDVEMRFVTEEKKGFLKRIFGS
- the minC gene encoding septum site-determining protein MinC; translated protein: MQKPSLELKGSSFTLSVLHINDADLDGIARELDDKLAIAPQFFLGAPLVVNLSAISDPDYNLAGLKDLLISRQLVIVGITGAPSAIANQAKALGLALIKSGKQSQTQPQLPKTTKIVKQNIRSGQQIYAQNGDLIIIGAVGNGAEVIADGSIHIYGSLRGKAMAGANGDKNAVIIAQNIDAELVSIAGQYWLTENLQAHASIKSGCIRLDGDSLTVEALSL
- a CDS encoding YcgL domain-containing protein; translation: MICAVYKSRLKPDSYLFVEKRNDFERVPEPLMKMFGTPELVMLLPLNKREQLALADIEKVKVELAEKGYYLQLPPPPVNLLEEYKKEIGYSRD
- a CDS encoding lytic murein transglycosylase; this encodes MTSPLQAQESALSYDQYLSELKQQAVEQGIAQGTIDAVFDQIKLFKKAVVNEPVANGPQNLDTYLPERVSEALVEQARGLYRDNKALFDRLGKEYGVQPRFVLAYWGIASAFDASDYPALTVIASNAYHGDGQDEAFLAALKLMERDKLSFDSLKSDASGLMGYPHFTPKQLAKYGKDGNGDGKVDIWQNLADAFATTANYLKQLGWDYDGTWGRQVKSPSELPKDLVGLEVHKGFDQWQALGVRRFNGSDLPSRKDMQVSLIRPDGEGGRSYLVYDNYRVLRQTQASDHLTLAVTYLSERIKYPEIK
- a CDS encoding YcgN family cysteine cluster protein, which encodes MSFWKEKTLAELSAQEWESLCDGCGKCCLNKIIDDETDELYYTNAACKLLDAKACHCMHYEQRFTFVPSCTKVTVDNIAELTWLPDSCAYRRLYQGRDLPSWHPLLTGDKSKMHELGMSTRNKIVNENKVRYLEDHIVLWPLKDCD